The Cryptomeria japonica chromosome 6, Sugi_1.0, whole genome shotgun sequence genomic interval CGCATAATCAATCTGCTTCATTTTGTTCGGTTGACAGTAAATTAATTATGGTCTGTCGGCAGAGACCAGCGGACTATACACCGACCCAGCCGTCCAACGCTGTCTCACCATCTCTATCAgctgtccacaataaagaatataGCGGACTTAGCATTTATGATGTATTTCTCCATAAATTAAATGGACCGAGCCTGTATTCATCAGAGCTCATTTTATGAGTTTCTCTTAGGATCCATGTTTTTTTTCATGGTATCAGGGCTACTTGGTAGATGATCCTTAAGTTGTTAGAAGATGGCATGTGAATAAAGAGAGACATATCACTGTTTTGGATTGCTGTAGCAGTAGTGGTCAGAAAGAAAGAGCTGTGGGTTTTGTAGATTAGACTGCAAGCTGTATACCATCAGCTCTGCAAGAGCGGGAAGCCCTTCAGCGTTTCTATTTACCGTGTCTGTTATATTCTTGCGATGTCTATTTTTGAGAATACGGCTGAGGACTGTGCTCTACGTAGGTGGGTTGAGAGTTGTATGGACTCTGAGATTGTGTGAAATCCGTATGCTCCACTTTGTAATGTTCTCTCTGTGAAATCAAAACCCATAGGCCTTTATTTCCCGAAGCATACTGCAATACTTTTGGTAATAATTGGTAATAAGTGACCAGCCTCTTGCCTCATATTTCTAGAAGAGTGAGTGTGCTCCAGTTTGCAGTATTCTGCTCTGCTCTGTTTTGTCATTGTGTTTCGTTCCATGGTATCAGAGCAGCAAGGGCTGACGATTAATATTCCATTAGTAATCGTTCTTCTTCATGTTAGCAGTGCTGAGGATCCGGATTTACCATTCCATCGGTATCAGGCGCATGGATAATCGTTCTTCTTTGTTTTAGTGCCGAGGACTGAGGATTTAACTTTCGATTGGCTCTTGATGGACAGATAATTAATCTTTTCTAATTTAATAAAGAACAAGAGTGGTATCCACGACCAGCTTTTGCATGCTGGAAAAATTGTTCTTTGTTCGACTTTTTCTGATCCGGCCAGCTTCACCAGTCGATCAATTGCTACTTGGCAAAAACTTATTGCTGGTTATTAGCATATAAGCAGAATTTGTCTCCTAGGACTCTAACCTCCATTGACATCTAGTTCATTGAATAGTCTTGCTTTCTTGCGTAAAGCAAGACAAGGCAATAAGAAAATAAATAGATTTCACTACACTAAAATTGACCATATGCAGATGCTTAATGGGTGGCTAAACTAAGTGTTTAAACAGATATACAAGAGTAAAATAACGAACACAAATCCCATAGGAATTGGCATCAATCTCTTTATTCAGCCATTGATGGCACTGGACAGTAAACAAATCATATATAGATGCTAATGCCTCTCCAGAGCTAAATGGGTATTCACAGAAATAAAAGAACACAAGTCAATTGCAAAGACCCATATGAAGTGGTAATAATATGTTTACTCATCTCTTCAGGGCTTTCCATCATCCTTTCTGTGATTCTTGCAACCTTCAGCTCCTTCCCTTCAAACCTATCAGGCTTTTTCTTGACTATAGGTTCATGAATCACCTACTGCTGAGAAAAATACGGTATATAACGTTGCCACACTCTACAACTGTCATGAAAGAGATGTTGAGTGGAAAAGCTCTGCCACAAGCAACAAGAATCTTTCTTCCTTGTTGATCACTGCAAATTTCACTGTAAATGCCCTTAGAATATGCCATAAAGAGAAAGCTATGGAAAAAAAACCCTTAAATCCAAGGGCTATTTCATTTGAATCTATTAGGGTCTTCCTTGACCTTAGATTCATCTAGTTATAAGAGAAATAAAGCATATAACATTGTTGTACGATAGGACTATCAATTAAATGGATCAGAGCTGTCACAAACAATTGGAATCTACCTTCCTTGTTGATCAGTGTAAATCTCACTCTCAATACCCCTGAGAACATGTAATATAAAGAAAGCTATGAAGAAAAAAGTAGAATCCAAAGTTCCCAAAATTTCTCCTCTTAAATGGCTAGAAACCTGTACTAAAAATTTATTAATTGcagaaaatgataaggaaaatccaGAACATGATAAGGGAAATCCCAGTTTTAAAATTAGCAGGCATGTTAGAATGTGTGGCAGACGAAATCAAATCATGGTTTCAGTTCTTGTTCTGTTTGGATGATACATGATGTCTTGCATTCAATGTGACCTAATTATATACATAGATGTCTTCGTTTCTAGAAATATGCTTAATTGTTCTATACGATTATTTCTCGACTAAGCCCTCATTTATTGATGTAGGTTGGTTTGACTGGTGCCTTGGAGACTTTGTGTGGACAAGCATATGGGGCAAGGGAATATCTGATGTTGGGTGTGTACTTGCAAGCATCCATGATTGTCACATTTGTTTGTGCAATTTTTGTAACAATATTTTGGCTATATTCGGAGCCAATATTCATACTCATGGGGCAACGAGCTGATGTGTCAGTGATGGCCTCAATATATTTGAAGAGTCTAATTCCTGGTATTTATGCATATGCTATGATGCAGTCCTTAACACGTTTCTTCCAGACCCAAAGCATTGTGATGCCTTTGGCCATGTGCTCAGTTTTCCCTTTGATTCTCCATTTTGGTCTTTGTTATCTATTAGTTCATCAGACAACATTGGGCTTTCACGGAGCTGCATTGGCAAACTCAATATCATTTTGGTTGATAGTTTTTTGTTTGGTACTATATATGAAACTGGGACAAAGCTGTCAAAATACTTGGGGAGGATTTTCCCAGAAAGCGTTCAAGGTTATTGGCCCTTTTCTAAAACTGGGATCTCAATCTGCAATCATGGTGTGGTAAGTCTTTGACCTTCTTTATCATATGAAAGGGAAAACATATGGTTTTGTAATGAATATgagaaatgaatatttgttgcCAAGTTAGTCAAATTGAGCATGTTCTTTATGccaagagagggaaagagggaattaaataaataataaattataaaagagGAACATTTTCTTTGAGATTTTAAGAGTAGATACTGAAATTCATCAGTATAAATATAGGTGAATACGTCCTATTTATACAGTGTCATATTCCTGTAATCGGGTTTTTCTTTATATTAAAATTATTCTTCATTATTTAACTAGAAAACTATTTAGTTTCTTCCTTGGTTATATCCCTGTACACTGTTTTTCTTATCCATATCTTTCTGcatatcaaatttgaatttttgactcTTCATGGCCTTTTGATGGAATGCAGATTTTCCTTGATCCTATGATTGTTCAACAGGTGCCTGAGGGTAGGGAATATCTTTGCCATAGCCAATATCCCCTGTAATTTTCATTAACACGGCACAAAGCGAATTTCCATCCCTTCGTTTCCATAGATTACTCTAGTATGGTTTtgtttcaaaatcaatttttcttgtgtttgaatatctttgtcttgttgattttcctGATCTATATATCCTTCTGAACTCAATTATGCCGATTCTTTGGTGGAATCTGCTTTTTGGCATATTATAATTTTAAAGGCTGTTATCCATACATCCTGCACTTTCCACAGGTTGACTGATTAGCGtctaatttttgacaattttgtagtGTCAAGCTTTTATCATTCTTTGTGAATTGCGTTTAAGTGACAGCAAAATTTCTTTGTATGTACGACACTTAGACTTCTGATGCTATAATTTAGTGACATTCTTTCATAAGCTTCTTCCTCGTCTCTTACACTAGTCACTAGTGACACCTTCACTGGTCAAGACAAGACCAAAGATAGTTAGTGCTTACACATGGCCTTGAGGTAATACTTTGATTCCAGAAATTTTCCTACTATGCATCATTTGAACCATAATCCAGTGGTCTGAATATAGTGTAGATATTTCTTTACCAACAAGAATCTTTATCTTGTCTATAAACATCTTGATTAATTTTACTTGCTGTTCTCTCTATTTTTACTTAGGACAACAGTCAACAAATGCCTACGAGTGAGTTATTCAAGTGCTGAAATAATTAGAAATAGTTgtaagaatgaaatgaagaagacaagaacTGTAAACATCAGAAAAACAGGGAGCAACAATGGAGATCACCCTGGAATCTCAATTTAGTAAGAAACTTCAAAAGAGTAAGGTAATCTGCCTCCACTTGCCACCATCTCTGTTCCAAATTACAAGCTTACTACCTTCTTTATATCTTCAAGGACACTAATGAATACTACAACAATATCCCAACAGGTCTAATGCTCTGTAATTTTCTCGGATGCACACTTCTCTTCTGCAGTCAAACTCCCTATGCACCTAACTGAGAAAACAGACTGGCAGATGAATCGAATTGAGATTCATGCTGTTTCAATGAACCCAAAGGCTATTTTATGCCATCACAATGAATTGACTTTCAAAACAATAATCTCCAAAGATCCATGTTCCATGAGGACATACCCTCTTCCCTCTTGATCCATGCATTTCTTGGTTGGGGATGTTTAGGAGATGCGGGAACTTGGGGTAACATCCTCCGACCCTCCCACCATTGCTGCTACATACCTAGGGATTTTTTAAAGATGTCTCCCTCAAAGAGGGGATGATATTGAAATGCCCCCTTGGTTTGGGGATGCCTCCAAGATTCTAGGATGTCCCTGAGATGCTTAAGGTGCCTAAGGGACTCCCAAGTGTCTCCTAATTGCATTGGGGACTCCTAGGCATCCTTGTAGTAGAAAATTGGAAAAGTTCTTTTACTTTTAAATCAAAAAGGTTCTTCTGGTAGGGGAGGGTGAGAAGCAGCTTTAAGGTTGGAAGAAGACAAATAGTCATCCTCCATTTTCTTGCTTTGGAGCACTTTATCTTGTGAAAGGAGACTCAGATTAGTATTCTTCGTCGATCGTGATTTCATTTGTTCTCCTGGGTTCTCAATTCTAGTTTTTAAATTGGTTGAATTGCATCTCTTTTTTGGCTTTGGTTTCTTTAGTTATTGTTGTGGTTTTGATTTGTTTCTgaatttagattttaatttttgtGGGCCTTTAACTCTCCAACCTATCAGTATTAATCATTGGTTAGTGAGTATTTATCTTGTGGGTAAACAGACCCGTGTTTGCCAATTGCTGGATAGTGACATCCTTTTGCGGGGGTGCGGTTTTTATGTTAGGGTCTAGTGTTCCTCAAAGCATTATTTTCTCTCATATAAGTAATCTCATGAAGAGTCCAGAGAAGCGGTCTTGAATATGGAACTTGTGGGATTAAtgattctattttttaaattaattcaaaATCCGGTGAAGGAATTTATAGTCAATAGGGTGTCAGGAAGATTAAGACAAGCTACAAGGAAATTCTTGGTTTCGAAGACTATTGGTTACTAGGGTCTTTACAATTCTCAGTTTTAGAGCATGAAAGAAATTTGGAATTTAAAGGTGCAGGAGTGGGAACAGTCGACATCATCAAAGATGGAGAAcccaaaggaagaaaaagaagtaagGGTATCTCTTTGCCTAAGATACTCTCCATTTCTCCCAATCCAAAGATGTTACAAGctgtaaggaataaaaaaataggCTTAAAAATGTTGCTATAATTTTTGTTTGGCTAGACAATAATGTTTTGCCATCtaggaagttttttgatgattgGATTGGAAATGTTTGGAGAAGGAAACTGCGGATATATGTTAGTTTCTATAGAATGTTGAAAAGAGGGATCTTAGTTGTTTTTTAAAAGTCATGGCAAGCAAGAAAGGGTGGTTAAAAAAAGAGTTTTGGAATTTAGGATAGTTGATTTGCAGGGTTGTTCCTTGGTCTACAGAGGCTACAACTGAGGAAATGGTGGCTAATTCAGCCCCAAGGTAGCTTGAAATTAAAAATGTTTCCCTCTCAGTTGTGAATTTTTATTCTACAAAGTTTAAAGCCCTTGGGTAATGTTCTACAACTGGAGTCCGCTTAAAGTTAAAACCATGTAGAATGCCTGATTATATTTGGCATGGGATCTCTTTGTAATTTTTTTTCTGTTTAATACATCTTTTACTTTTATCAAATAACAAAAGGAAATTATACACAGTTGCATTTGCAAAAGACTTAGAAGGTCATACTATAGTATTGCTTCATTAAATACCTGAAACAACATGAATTGTGGAAGGAAGATAACGTTGAAATaagaaaagtaaaataaaattgGGGCAAATTGATGTGCTGGATTAATGAAAACTTTTGTTAAGAGTGTTCAAATCCTTGGCTATCAATGAAAAAGCTGCTGGAATTTGATACAGGTTAGCGTCAATTTTGATCTCCAGCCATGATTTCCAGCTTTAGTCTTCATCAACTCCATGTGCATTAATATATTTAGTGACCTTCCTTTTTAAATGGTTATTTGGATATGTATCATATGTCTATTATGTTTGACTTGTCTCAAAGGTTTACCCTCTTTAATTAGGGTCTTTCATTGATTTAAAGTTTAGATTGAATTATTTTCAAAGCTCTTGGAGGACTTTCTAACAATTATACTTGCTGCTCTTGTAGATTCGAGTACCATTGAGCTATTTTTTTCATTTGTAAACATTAATAGAAATTTTGTTGtgccttttttattttctttgtccaCATATTTAAATGCATCAACTTGGAGCGAAACATATCATTGCTAAAAGCAAGTATGGGAGGCAAATATGCTTTTGAATTCAGGAGAATGAGACTATTTCTTAGGATTTTCAATTGACTACATCAATACCGTCATCTGCTCTTCCTTCTTGGTAGAATATAGAGTCGGCCAAGACTATCTGATGGAATTAATATCTGGAGATACATTAGAAATGACTAAATGCAGAAGCCGTAGGATTGACCCATTCCTTTGCATGCAAATTTTGGGATTAGGATTTGAAATCTATCTGTATTACTGATTTGATATCATATTTATTACAATTCTTCTGATCAACCTGTTCATTTTTAGAAATTAAAAGTGAAAGTGGAAGCTGCTAGAATTATTTATGGATCTGTTGGTAGAATTTTAAATTTGACTGTGATGAATTTGTTTTATATTTGCTTAGAAATCCCATAATGTGCATTGTCCTTTTCAAATTTCTGTGCCAGTTTGGAGTACTGGGCTTTTGAAATTCTTGTTTTGGTTGCTGGGCTCTTACCTGATTCTGAGATGAATACCTCATTGATTTCTATAAGGTACGCTTCCAAACCTATGGATCTTATGCAACATAAGTCTCTCCATTTATCATTTCTATAGTTTCCTAGTAGTTTATGTGCTCTTCTATGGTTAGATGCCAACCAAGTTACTAGAGTTAATTTTCTAAGTGTTCTCCTTGGCAGTGTAAATACGGAATGCCTTGCTTATATGATTACCTTTGGCTTTAGTGCTGCTGTCAGGTATATGATACAGATCTCATTAAGTCGCATAATCTTTTTATTAGATATCAAATTATGATCACCACTACCACTGGTTTCTGAAATGCTAATGGTTTTTAAGTTTTCAAAAGCTCCTGCCTTATTTTGTCGTGGTCCTCTTTGTTTTGCATATTGACAGCACTCGGGTATCAAATGAAATTGGTGCTGGGAATGAACACAAAGCAAAATTAGCAGTTACGGTTACCGTCAAGTTAGCAGTTATGCTAGCTTGTGCAATTTCAGTTCTATTGCTATTTGGTCATAATATCTGGGCAGCTGCTTTCAGTGACAGCTGGAAAATTAGGCAAAAATTTGCAACCATGGCTCCACTACTTGCAGCTTCAATATTTTTTGATGCAATCCAAGGAATTCTCTCAGGTTCTGCATCGAGGATATTTTCCTATTCTATTATTAACTTGATAATATCTTTTAACTTACCTTGAACTAATCATTAGCTACTTATTATCTGTTACTTTAAAAACATGTCAAGATAAAAATCTAAAATGTTTTTAAAGGAAATGTGCTATTTCCATGTATACTATAAATATTCAGAAACATGTATTCTACAGGTGTAGCAAGAGGATGCGGCTGGCAACATTTAGCAGCATGGACCAACTTGCTAGGATTTTATATCATTGGCATGCCAATAGCCATATTCCTTGCTTTTGTGCTGAAGCTAAATTCAAAGGTGCACTTTACTATCTGTCTTTACAAAATGTTGGAAATGCATAATATGACTATAATAAAAAGCTGAAAAATTTACATTCTTAAGTTCTTAAAATAGTGAAATAACTTAAGTAGTTAATTTTAAGATGGTCTGCTCTTCATCTGCTTTTGACAGTATGATTGGTGAAGTAGGGATCTTTGTAGAAGTTATAAACCCATCTATCCTAGCACTCTATGACAGTTTCTTTAGGCAAAGTTGCATTGATAGAACAAATGAAAAGTATGAGGGCTTATGGCAAGTCTCCGTTTTGAGCTTACCTAGAAATAGCCATGAAACAATTTTCACTCAAGGCATCTAAATATAACCACTCAGCTGGACAATTggattgaaataaaaaataaatatcaagtTTATGCTAGAAAAGGATCTGATATGCACTTTTAGATGGATGAATGGCTACTTGATGGCTTTGTAGAGAATTGAAATGAAGGAATAAGAGAGCATTGCATCTTTAGTTTGGAACCAGGTCACTCCTATCGATTGAGGTGGCAACTCTATTCCTAATTTCCTGTGGTGGATGTCAACACCAGAACCAATTTCATATTTAGTCTGTGTGTGTATGGTCACAAATCCATTGTCACATTAACATTCGCATTGGCACAGAATGATGCAGGTACAAGATCTCTTCAGAGTCAACTTTATCCACTTCCCTTGTTGGAGGGGAGCCCCTTGTATGACTCAAGTGCCAGGATGAAACCATTTCTTATTTACACAACTTGTGTAACTGTGTTGCACCCATAATAAATTTTCAAATCAAGACTTTTGTGTTAGTTGTCATATCTGTTTAGGCATAGTATCATGACTATAGTCTATAACCATCTATTTACCATCCATAAGTCCATACAGAGGAAGTATACCTGTTTTAAAATGTTGGAATGATTTGGGAGTGGCGGAAATATGTTCTGGGGTCAATCTGTTTTTGTTTTAAATCAAAGTCATGTTCGTGTATTATATGGATGAAACTtgccatttcttcataatcttctgtCTCTGCGTTCAAGAGCAGAAATTAGCCTTTTAGGTGGGAGCAGAGAAAACTTGAATCAGCACCTAGCAGAGGTATTAGTGGCAGAAACCACCTAAAAATGTGTCTGAGGAGTAGAGTTAATTTCTTTAATATGCAGAAGTGCATAAAACTAGTGTCTTCATCTCAGTCAAGTGACTCATGGTGGAAAATTGAGCCTATATGTCTGTAAAGCAGAAAGAGCAGGAAAAGGCACCTAAGAGTCTTTTATGTGGCAAAAGTGTCTGGAAATGGACCTCAGCAGGGCTTTAGGGGTTCTGAAGTGGCAGCGTGATTTGTTTTGCATAAAGACCAAGGTTGATGATATTAAGTGACATGAGTCACAAAAATAAGTGCCCGGCTATATGTTAAGTGGCATACTCAAGCATAAGGCAAGCCCGAGGCCCAAGGAAGTCATTCAAGTGGCAAGATCACCAAAATTGAGAGCTCAACTGTCCTTCAAGTGGCACAGATGCATGCACAGTGCGCCTTGGGTAAAAGAGTGAATCTTTAAGTGGCAAGCACAAGCAGAAGGGGCAACTGAAGTAATCCAAGTGACTGAAACATCCTTTAAGTGCCTGGCAGTCTTAAAGGCATTTCAAGTGACAAACATGAGGAAAATAGGTGCCTAAAGTCAATTGTAGAGTTGTAAAGTGGTAAACATGCCATTGAAGTGTGTCTAGGGTCATGAAAATCATTTCAAGTGGATTGAACATTCAAAAAAGGCGCCAGCATGTCTCTTAAATGGCATGGCATCACAAAATGAGCTCAGATATGCAGAGATCATGAGGTTTAGAGTCAAACGCATAAAGGAGGAACTTCGCAGGTGGGAGATCAGATTAGGATCAGATTTAGTGAAAAAATACCACAAAAGATTCATCTTGGTTGCTTTTTCATGTTTGATGTTTGGAGTACAAGGATGACACCCACAACAGAGTTTCAGTCCGCTGAAACAACAAAAAAATGGTATGTCAGTTACTTATACCGGCAATACTTCATTTTTCAGGTCACCTAGAGGTCAAAAAAGTTTGGTGGAGATTTAAGGGACAGATCCTATGGTCTCATAGCAGCTACTAGTCATTTTTCAAACTTATTCATGGTGGATCTTAAGGATATCTTTCAAGTGTCTAATGCTGAAGTCATCAAGTTCTTGTCCTAGGGTTTGATCATACCCACCTTCAAAGTATTTAGTTTGCATCTTCAGTCTTGATGAAGCCCTTGAATAAAGGATTTCTATTTTGTACATAGAATAAGAAGGCTGTAGCTGGTGAAGTTGTCTTCAACAAGATGACTCTAAGGAATTAGATGACTGTGATATTAGGATTTGGAGTAGAGGTTTAGCTAGTTTCTAATGGAAAATATTTGGTAGGAGTTGCATCTTTATGGTTACTGATCACAACTCTTCACACGGACTACTAGTCCTACATATTTATTTATAAGGAATTCAATAGTTCCAAGTCCCATACCTCTTTTCCAACAAAGGAATTTGCAGCATCATACAACAATATTCCTAGAGATGCAAGCTAATATAAATTTGGATTTGAAGGAGAGAGATGGATTGATCAAAGGAGGATGAGACTGCTGAATCACTTTTGTAACTCTACctcaaaatattaaaatatcaCTTAGAGTTACATAAGGCTTTATTATGTTCCATTTAAGCAGCctacaaaataataataaagttgTCTTTTACAATTCATGCAAAAATAATATTAAGACCaacttaattattatttattaaaatatttccctAACCAAACCCATTAACctacaaaaattgagaaaataggCTAATAGACCATGATAGACATGTAGGGCTGAAAAAGGGACAGGACACATCTTTTGTAGAAAAAGCTTAGCTCATGGAATGATCCATGCCCATGGGACTCAAATAAAGAGGGTTATTTTATGGACAGATATTTTTAGGAGATTGGATATTAATGACAGGTTTGAGTCAACTTTTAGACTCAAAGCATCATTTTGTGGGAAGAAACAAGTTTAGATAGAATAACAGAATGGGCCAACTAGAGAACCCACATTAGATATGAATAATAAGTTTTCTATAATAGGATCAGGCTGAACTTTAATGTAGTTGGTAAATTTAATCTTATAAAGAAGTAAACTGATGATGAAGCCAAATTAACTTAAGTGAACCAACCATTTAGATCACCCATTTTCTTTCAATTAAGGGATAAGTGATACGTTATATATGCTCATTGACAATGAAAACaattaaattttgttaatttgtatGTTGATTCTTATGTGAATTGAGAATTCTCAATTCAGctctgttggtgtaattaattattcatgctgGATATTGTTacatcttacttaagtttacttaggtaatgcatttcatagtagtttgggtatgagacacttgggtgtttgtgccacattgggatagtgtgtgtaggagaatttccaccttttatggtgtgatcttgttactactctatcatatccacttattgtggagtgataattccacctttggtgggtgatccacctcatgtggaatattttattgtttctcctacctacacacctatttcctacctacccttgtttcttattgagccacatgtcatgtttgtgtgctcacatatccatatagccttgcctatatatgcaggctcatctacattgtatgtaacaatcattttttatctattgatgagaatatagtttattcttgtcgtatattttgtctctctattttgtacttttcattgagctcttgatcttggcaaaatctcacaagctCTAATATTAATGTAATATGGCCGTATAATCATAATGAATATGGTGAATGCCTTATCATACGAATATTGAaatttcttgtatttttttttaactgCTGTCTCCCACCATACCCCCAAAAAGGTTTCTCATTCCCTGCCATCACAGTCCCTGAAACACCATGGCACATAAGAATATAATGATCTTTGGAATATTTCTGTGTTATAAACTTATATGTTCTTTATGTAACTGTCTTTTTATTTTCTGTGTAATCTGTACACTACAACTATCTGTTCCCTGTGTGATATTCTTGTAGAAATTTTTGCTGTGTATGAATACATCAGAATATAAAGTCTTTGGAAGGTTACAAAGATAGGTTGTTTTATGTATAATTCATTCTTCTACaatctaatgaaattcttatgtaatgcttCATTCTTCTTCAAAAACATGAAGGTTCTATGTGATGTTTTATTCCAATccttttgttgagacatggaccagctaggactcgaacctaggaccttccatcgcTGCTGGAgttctctaccactgagctactggcccctcttggaccagtccattgtcggtccgggtgtggcttatttccaacaccaacaccccccttaagccacacctctcgtgtgtttggggctcctagcttggacttggctctgataccatgttgagacatggaccagctaggactcgaacctaggaccttccatcgcTGCTGGAGTTCTCtgccattgagctactggcccctcttggaccagtccatcgttggtttgggtgtggcttatttccaacaccaatacCTTTGATATAAGTTCTGCATCTATACTAAGACAGTTTCATTCGAGCTTAGCCTTCCTCTGCGAATGGAATGATTACTCCTAAATATCTTTAGAAGAAAGATTTGAGGGAGGAACTTCCTTTTCCTCTCTGATTGGGTGCTTTTATAAAACAATATATAAAGTTGCCTTTGCCCTACCAGAGGTCTTCAATAGTATTGC includes:
- the LOC131069937 gene encoding protein DETOXIFICATION 19, giving the protein MEVPTCDTPLLVPQQKQQQHGVLGFFKLDREEVKMQLKIAVPMILTNIFQYAINLVSLMFAGHLGELELAGAALASSWAVVTGQVIMVGLTGALETLCGQAYGAREYLMLGVYLQASMIVTFVCAIFVTIFWLYSEPIFILMGQRADVSVMASIYLKSLIPGIYAYAMMQSLTRFFQTQSIVMPLAMCSVFPLILHFGLCYLLVHQTTLGFHGAALANSISFWLIVFCLVLYMKLGQSCQNTWGGFSQKAFKVIGPFLKLGSQSAIMVCLEYWAFEILVLVAGLLPDSEMNTSLISISVNTECLAYMITFGFSAAVSTRVSNEIGAGNEHKAKLAVTVTVKLAVMLACAISVLLLFGHNIWAAAFSDSWKIRQKFATMAPLLAASIFFDAIQGILSGVARGCGWQHLAAWTNLLGFYIIGMPIAIFLAFVLKLNSKGLWTGILCGISSQTCILLLISFFLINWTKMVQDAQDRLGGDAKQALPTTINP